The Synechococcus sp. MVIR-18-1 region ATCCGTACCCAAGATGGGCACTGTTATCAGAAGGCTGACCCCTACGGCTTTCAGCATGAAGTTAGGCCTGATACCAGCTCGATTGTTAGTCATCTCGACGGATTTCAGTGGAATGATGACGCCTGGATCAGCAGCCGAGACAGACGCAACCCTCTCGATCAGCCGATCTCGGTTTACGAGATGCACCTTGGTAGCTGGATTCACGCCGCCGCCGACGATCCATTCATCGAAGCCGATGGAACGCCTCGCCCACCGGTGCCTGCTGCTGATCTAAAACCAGGTGCCCGCCTGCTCACCTATCCCGAGCTTGCCGATCGTCTGATTCCTTACGTCAAAGAGCAAGGCTTCAGCCACATCGAATTGATGCCAATCACAGAGCATCCCTTCGATGGGTCATGGGGATACCAAGTCACTGGCTGGTATGCACCCACAAGCCGCTACGGCACTCCCGACGAATTTCGCGCCTTCGTGGATCGCTGCCACGCCGAGGGCATCGGGGTGATCATCGATTGGGTGCCTGGCCACTTCCCCAAAGACAGTCATGGGCTTGCCTTCTTCGATGGCTGCCATCTTTACGAACATGCCGACCCACGAATTGGCGAGCACAAGGAATGGGGGACGCTGATCTTCAACTACAGCAGGAATGAGGTAAGAAACTTCCTCGTTGCCAATCTCGTCTTCTGGTTTGACCAGTTCCACATCGATGGCATCCGGGTTGATGCAGTGGCATCAATGCTCTACCGAGATTATTTACGGCCCGATGGTGAGTGGTTAGCCAACGAACAAGGGGGTAGAGAAAACACCGAAGCCGTTCGCTTCCTTCAGCAAGCCAATCACGTTCTGTTCGAGCATTTCCCAGGTGCTCTCTCTATCGCAGAGGAATCCACCACCTGGCCCATGGTGACTCAGCCCACGGAGAACGGTGGACTTGGCTTCAATCTCAAATGGAACATGGGTTGGATGCACGACATGCTCGATTACTTCGAGCTGGATCCGTGGTTCCGCCAGTTTCACCAAAACAACATCACGTTTTCGATCTGGTACACCTACACCGAAAACTTCATGCTTGCCCTTAGTCACGACGAAGTCGTGCATGGCAAGAGCCATCTCCTTCACAAGATGCCAGGCGATGACTGGCAGAAGTACGCCAACACGCGCGCCTTGCTGGCCTACATGTGGACGCACCCAGGCAAGAAAACGATCTTCATGGGTATGGAGTTCGGTCAACGTTCTGAATGGAACGTTTGGGGGGATTTGCAGTGGGATTTGCTGAACTATGAGCCGCACGCGGGTGTTCACCTCATGGTGAAAGAACTCAACGCGCTCTATAAGCAAGAGCCAGCTCTCTGGAAAGACGACTTTGATCAGTACGGCTTCCAGTGGATCGACTGCAATGACAATCGCCATTCCGTGATTAGCTTCATGCGACGGGAAAGCACAAGTGGCTCTTGGTTAGTCGTCGTGGCCAACTTCACGCCCCAAAGCCACTCCCATTACAAAGTGGGAGTTCCAATCTCTGGCTTCTACGAAGAAATCTTCAATACCGATGCTGCCAAATACGGTGGCAGCAACCTAGGAAATCTTGGTGGGAAGCTAAGCGATGAATGGGGAATCCATGGCTATGAAAATTCCTTGGATCTCTGCCTGCCGCCACTCAGCGTGATGGTGTTTAAGCACGATGCCAAGAAAAGTTTGGCTGAAGCCAGCAAAAAAGAGAGTGATTAGGTTCAGGTGATGTGACAAAACTGGCCGAATCGCCGAAAAGCACAGCGTTTTGGTCAGTTTCGTCAGGTAGGTTGCCGCCTGGATCTTCACGCATTCATGAGCGACACCCTGCCCCTACTGCTCCGTGCCGCCCGCGGAGAATCGGTAGAGCGTCCTCCAGTCTGGATGATGCGCCAAGCAGGGCGCTACATGAAGGTCTACCGCGACCTTCGCGACCGCCACCCCAGCTTCCGAGAACGATCTGAAAACCCCGATCTCTCGTACGAGATCTCCATGCAGCCCTTTAAGGCCTTCCAGCCTGATGGGGTGATCCTTTTCTCAGACATCCTGACCCCACTGCCTGGCATGGGGATCGAGTTCGACATTGTTGAGAGCAAAGGCCCTCAAATTGGTGATCCAATCAGGAACCTCAGTCAAGTTGAAGCGCTCAGGCCTTTGCAGCCAGAAGAGAGCATGCCCTTTGTGGGCGAAGTCCTGGGCCGGCTGCGCAGCAGCGTTGGCAACCAGGCCGCAGTCCTTGGCTTCGTAGGCGCCCCCTGGACCCTGGCGGCATACGTCGTGGAAGGAAAAAGCAGCAAGAACTATGCCGTCATCAAAAAGATGGCCTTTCAGGAGCCAGAACTCCTGCATAAACTCCTCGATCACTTCGCGACTTCGATTGCTACCTACCTGCGTTATCAAATTGATTCCGGAGCGCAGGTTGTCCAGATGTTTGACTCCTGGGCAGGGCAACTCAGCCCCGCCGATTACGACACGTTTGCTGCGCCCTATCAGAAAAAAGTTGTTGATCTCGTCAAACAAACGCATCCCGACACCCCATTCATCCTTTACATCTCTGGAAGCGCAGGGGTTTTAGAACGAATGGGTCGCACAGGTGTCGACATCATTTCTTTGGATTGGACCGTGGATATGGCTGAGGGCCTCGCCCGCCTTCCTGACCACATCGGCGTACAAGGCAATGTCGATCCTGGATTGCTGTTTGGCACACCTGAGGCCATTCGCGATCGCATCGATGATTGCGTACGCAAGGCCCGTGGTCGCCGCCACATCCTGAATCTTGGCCATGGAATTTTGCCTGGCACGCCTGAGGAGAATGGCCGCGCATTCTTTGAAGCTGGTAAGACTGTGATGGATCGAATCGGGGAGGGCTGATTGATCCCGTCACCCGCTCGAATCTTGATTACCGGCGCAAGTGGTTGCGTCGGCCAATACACAACGGCTTGGCTCCTGGAAAATTCCGATGCCGAGTTGCTGCTTTGGCTGCGAGATCCAGCCAAACTTTCGGCAATCTCAGCAGATCAACCACGTGTCCGCTTGTTAGTAGGAGATCTGCGTGAAACAGATCGATTTGCGAGCGAACTCTCCACCGTGACCAGGGTGATTCATACGGCTACTGCATGGGGAGATCCTGAGCGTGCCCATCAGGTGAATGTCGTGGCCGTCAAAAGGATGCTGGCCCTTCTGAATCCAGCTGTCGTTGAGCAGATCATCTATTTCTCAACCGCCAGCATTCTCGATCGTTCCCTGCAACCGCTTCAAGAAGCTCTGGCCTACGGCACCGAATACATCCAAACCAAAGCTCAATGCCTAAGGGAGCTTGAACAACATCCATTGGCTGAACGCATTGTGGCGGTGTTTCCAACACTGGTATTCGGCGGAAGGGTAGATGGAACAAGTCCCTTCCCGACCAGTTACCTAACGGAAGGCTTAGCGGAAGCAAGCAAATGGTTATGGCTCGCTCGCTGGCTGAGAGCCGATGCCAGCTTCCATTTCATCCATGCTGCTGACATTGCTGAAATCTGCGGGATCCTGGCTACCACGCCTCACCAACCCAATCCAGAACCTGGGCAGGGACCGGTCCGCAGAATCGTGATGGGACAACCGTGGATCAGCGTGAACGATGCCGTTGCCACGCTCTGTCGCTGGAGAGGTGTGTCGCGAACTCCTGGGATACCCCTTTGGAGCTGGTTAATTGAAGGCCTGATCAAAATCCTTCCCATCGAAATCAACGCATGGGATCGATTTTCAATTCATCAACGTCACTTCGTTCATGATCCCGTTACCCAGCCTGAACGCTTCGGTGGTCGAAGCTATGGACCAGACCTTGAAACAGTTCTGATGAATTCAGGACTTCCACATCGTGGAAGCATCTGAACAGCGTTAAACTCACAACAGTGTTTATGAGCTCATGATCAGCCGTTTGCGTTCTCTCCTCTCAGCCGCGATTGCTTTGGCACTCGTCCTGGGTATCGGTGTTGGTACAGCCAATGCTGCCACTGTTGAAGTGAAGCTCGGTACAGATTCCGGCATGCTTGCATTCGAACCCAGCACCCTCAACATCAAAGCTGGTGACACCGTCAAATTTGTCAACAACAAGCTGGCACCTCACAACGCCGTTTTTGATGGCCACGACGAGCTCAGCCACAGCGATCTAGCGTTTGCTCCCGGCGAATCATGGGAAGAAACCTTCACTGAAGCTGGAACTTTTGACTTCTACTGCGAGCCCCACCGTGGTGCTGGCATGGTTGGCAAAGTTATCGTTGAGTGATCGCTTAGATCAGCAGTTGAACACAAGTCCGGCGAGCGTTTTAACAGATGCTCACCGGGCTCTTTTTTTGTCAACCGAAATGGATAGGGTTGTAGAAATTGAAGTTGGTGGTGATGCTCCATCCCATGTCCCTGTTCGCATTGCTGCTTTGCATCGGCCTCAACCTGTTGGGAGTCTCACCTGCAGTTGCGGTGGCCAGCACTTCTGGCGTTGACGTCGAACATGGTGGGCAACTCTTTTCTGCGAATTGCGCTGCATGCCACATGGGTGGTGGCAATGTGATCAGTGCCTCCAGAACATTGAGTCAAAGGGATCTTCAAGCTCATCTCAATGAGTACGGCGACGATCACATTGAGGCCATCGAGCACCAAATTGAAAATGGAAAGAATGCGATGCCCTCGTTTGAAGGAAAATTGAGCGAACAAGACATCATTGATGTAGCCGCCTACGTAGAACTCAAGGCTGAAAAAGGCTGGCAGCGATGAGCCGAGAGGGTTGGAAAGATTTCTTGCGTGCTGCAGAACGCAGTCCAGCTCTTCAACGGGAACTCAGCGTCTGTATTGAAACAAAAGACATCGTTGCGCTTGGCAAAAGACTAGGTTTCTCATTGTGCCTAGACGACCTCAACCAAGACCCTCAAGCCGAAGCCATCAGCAAATGGTTCGAGCAGAGCACGATCCAATAACCGGACAACCCTCTACATCACGGCGTACATATCTCACCTTTATCCTGATAACTCTGGAGCGACATCAGGCGTTGATCAAAGCAAATGCAATGACTAGCGAACAGTTGGATCGGGTCATTGAGATGGCATGGGAAGACCGCACACCCTTTGAAGCGATTGAATATCAGTTCGGTCTGAGGGAGAAAGATGTGATCAGCTTGATGCGCCAGTCGTTAAAACCAGGATCCTTCCGTAGCTGGCGTAAACGTGTCTCAGGCCGCAAAACCAAGCATGCAGCCACGAGCCATGCCGACCGATTCAGAGCAGCTTGCCACCACTAGGCAACATCGAAAAATCAATCGTCAGATTGGTTGCTCGAGCGGCTCTCAATCTTGGCATCAGCCCAACGTGAGAAGAAATAAACAGCAATAAACATCGGCAAGTAGGCAACCCACATGTTGTCGAGCTGCAGACCACTGTTATTAATGAGAACCAAGCCTCCATAGCCCACAACAAAGTAAATACCAGCCCTGCGAAGAGCTCCAATCTGTTTAGGCTTCATCGAGATCAGTACCATTTTCCCTAAGCTAAGAGATCACTCAGCCGATGGCATCGTTCCGGCTTCGACCTAGATGCAGCAACCGCAATCGGGACAATTCTCACGGATGACATTGTCTCCGTAGCAAATACTGTCATCGAGGAGAGGCTTCCCATAAAAGAGGCAAACAAGCTGCTACAAACAAGCATTCCAAGTTGTAGCTTCATCTATTACCAGCATTACATGTTAAAGATTGCAAGGAACTGTGAAGGCAGGCTCAACAGTACTGATCCGGCATTAAATCTAAGCTGGAGTCACCTAAAGCCTAAGAACTTCAATAATCTGAGGGGAAGATTGGTAGGCAGAAAGAGTCGCCTTGGCAGGATGCCTAAAGTCCACATTCAAGGATTGATCACCCAATCGATGGGCGTAAAACGCAAATTACCTCTTTAGGAATCTCCAACTTTAGTTAGCAACCAACATCCCAAACCATGACACGGATATGGACCGCAAAAGAGTTGAGCACAAACAGAAAAAGAGGGGGGATTATTTTCAGAGTTCCTGGGGAAAGGCGGTAGAACTACGCGAGCAACTGCCAACAAGCACAACAGAGATCACAACAAAAGATGACTAGAATTCGCGCTCCCCATTCCTCAAAGACCTAACAAAACCGCTTTTACATGAAAATGTATTGATGATGACAGCACTACGACCAGAAATGTCAAGCGCGAAAGCTTGATATCAGAATGCAAGGTCTTAACCAACAAATGATCCGCACAAAAGCAAAACACTAGAAACATTCAAGAATAAATACTAAACAATAAAAGCTCTTGCCAAGCAATGAATGACTAAAGTTAGGTTCGCAGAACTAGAAACAAAGAAATGACTGACGTCAACAACCTACCAAGCCCCAGCGAAATGACCTATGCCCAAGCCTGGGAGGAATATCAAAACAATGGAGAGACCTGGAGAACAGAGCATGACGAAGCCCTACAGCAAGTGCGCTTAGAAATGCCTGAGGCCGGCTCTGGAGCCCTTGTCGAGGCAGGACTGATCATGGCAACCCGTCCAATTGGTCAACGCCAAGAGGCACTTAGCCGATGGCACGAATTTTTCGAAAGCGACAAACGAGCAAATGCTTTGAATGGCTATCCATCTGGACATCCAAAATCAATCACATGAGCATATGAAAGCAGAAACTCTATCTAACGAAGAGGTATAGATCAGCACTTTTCAGCTTTCAAAATCTTCGCAGCAACAAATCAGCGCTCTTCGTTCAAGCCAAGAGAGCCATCTAAGCAATTAATCTATTCCGCCAAAAGAGTCACTAACAACTCTATGCTCCCTACAACAAATTGATCTTTTACGAAGTGAATACTGAGAAATACTTCTAGAGCTTAATACACATAATACAGTGCCGCATTCCATAAATCCTCAATTATAGACAATAGAATTATTGCCGGATATTGGTAACGCATCATTTATTGAGACAACTCCCCTGAGTTCCTGAGGGGCCTTCAAATTAACTGCGAACTGCCTCCAGCACCGCAAGATACAGATCCTCGTCGATCTCCCGGATGTCGTATTCCGTAGGCATGGCGCCATGGTGATGTTCATGCACCACGGTCCAACACTTGCGCTCCACATCACTCAGTTCGGCTCCGTACACGGCATGGACACGCTCCACCAAAGCCTTGACCAAAGCTGAATCTGTTGCCATCCCTATCTCCCATTCAACGTTGAGGATCGGCTGACCCTACAAGTGCAGGTCGGGATACCGCATGGTGGCGCAAAGACCGACCGAGCCGGATCGGTTCTCCGCTCTACAAATGCAAAAGATCCACATACGGTTCCAAGCAATAAAACGTAGAAATCGCCATGCAACCCACAGCCGAACTATTCACCGAAAAAGCCTGGTCCGCGATCATGTCAGCCCAGCAGCTGGCGCAAAACCGCCGGCATCAACAGCTTGAAAGTGAGCACCTGTTGCGGGCTTTGTTGGACCAAGAAGGTTTGGCTGGCCGGATCCTCGATAAGGCTGGGGTGTCTCCACCCGCTCTGCAAACGGCTGTAGAGACCTATCTCAGTCAGCAACCCTCACTCACCAACGCCCCAGACTCGGTGTTTCTAGGCAAAGGCCTCAATGCCTTGCTCGATCGCGCTGAAACGCTGAAGCAAAGTTATGGCGATAGCTTTATTTCAATTGAGCATCTGCTGCTGGCCCTCGCCGACGATGGTCGCTGTGGCCGTCAGCTTCTTAGCCAAGCTGGCACCGATAGCTCTCGTTTAAAAACCGCCATTAATGCCGTGCGTGGCAGTCAGAAAGTGACCGACCAAAACCCAGAGGGAACCTACGAATCTCTCGAAAAATATGGTCGAGATCTCACGAGCGCTGCCCGAGACGGCAAGCTCGATCCGGTGATTGGTCGTGATGAAGAAATCCGCAGAACGATTCAAATCCTCAGCCGACGCACCAAAAACAACCCTGTCCTGATTGGTGAACCAGGGGTCGGCAAGACAGCGATTGTGGAAGGGCTTGCCCAACGCATCGTCAATGGGGATGTGCCTCAAGCCTTGCAAAATCGTCAGTTGATCGCCCTCGATATGGGAGCACTGATCGCTGGAGCCAAATATCGCGGTGAATTTGAGGAACGCCTTAAAGCCGTGCTCAAGGAGGTCACCAACTCCGAAGGACAAATTGTGTTGTTCATCGATGAAATTCACACCGTGGTCGGTGCAGGTGCCACCGGTGGCGCCATGGACGCCAGCAACCTGTTGAAGCCCATGCTTGCGCGAGGCGAACTGCGCTGCATCGGGGCCACCACCCTGGACGAGCACAGACAACACATCGAGAAAGACCCCGCCCTAGAGCGTCGCTTTCAGCAAGTGCTGGTCGATCAACCCACCGTTGAAGACACCATTTCAATTTTGCGTGGACTTAAAGAGCGCTACGAAGTGCACCACGGCGTCCGCATTGCAGACAGCGCGCTCGTAGCAGCAGCCGTTTTGAGTAGTCGATACATCGCCGATCGCTTCCTTCCAGACAAAGCGATCGACCTTGTGGATGAATCAGCCGCCAGGCTTAAGATGGAGATCACCTCCAAACCAGAGGAGATCGACGAAATCGATCGCAAAATCCTTCAGTTAGAAATGGAGAAGCTCTCGTTAGGACGCGAGTCTGATGCGGCGAGTCAAGAGCGACTGCAGCGATTGGAACGAGAACTTGCGGAATTATCCGAACAACAAAGCACCCTCAATGCTCAATGGCAGCAAGAAAAAGGTGCCATTGATGAGCTCTCGGCTCTGAAAGAAGAGATCGAACGCGTGCAACTACAGGTGGAACAAGCCAAGCGGAGTTATGACCTCAACAAGGCTGCAGAGTTGGAATACGGAACGCTCGCTGGACTTCAAAAGCAACTGCACGCCCAGGAACATGCCTTGGCAGAAACCGATGACACTGGCGAAAAATCACTGCTAAGAGAGGAGGTCAGCGAAGACGACATCGCTGAGGTGATTGCGAAGTGGACAGGAATTCCTGTGGCAAGGCTTGTTCAATCCGAGATGGAGAAACTACTCAAACTCGAAGACCAACTCCATGAACGCGTCGTCGGACAACACCAAGCAGTGACGGCTGTAGCCGACGCCATCCAGCGATCCAGAGCCGGGCTCAGCGACCCAAATCAACCCATCGCTAGTTTTTTATTTTTGGGACCCACCGGTGTGGGCAAAACAGAGTTGTCAAAAGCCTTGGCAGCCCAATTGTTTGATAGCGAAGACGCCTTGGTGCGCATCGACATGTCGGAATACATGGAGAAACATACGGTGAGCCGATTAATCGGTGCACCTCCCGGATATGTGGGATACGAGGCTGGAGGACAGCTCACAGAAGCGATACGGCGCAGACCATACGCGGTGATCTTGTTTGATGAAGTGGAAAAAGCTCATCCAGACGTCTTCAATGTGATGCTCCAAATCCTCGATGATGGTCGCGTCACCGACGGCCAAGGCCGCACTGTTGATTTTACCAATGCTGTGTTAATTCTCACCAGCAACATCGGCAGTCAATCCATCCTCGATTTAGGAGGTGATGACAACCAATATCAAGAGATGGAGAGTCGGGTCAATGAAGCTCTACGCAGCCATTTCCGTCCAGAGTTCCTAAACCGAATCGACGACACCATCATTTTTCATAGTCTTCGTCGCGATGAATTGCGCCAAATCATTGGCCTTCAAGTAGAACGATTAAGACAACGTCTCAGTGAACGCAAGCTCGATCTCAACATCAGCGAAGAAGCCACCGACTGGTTAGCCAATGCCGGTTATGACCCTGTTTATGGCGCGAGGCCCCTCAAGCGAGCGATTCAGCGGGAACTGGAAACACCCATTGCGAAAGCGATCCTCGCAGGTCGCTACGAAGAAGGCAGCACAGCCCAAGTAGACGTTGAAGAAGAACAACTCAGTATTAACTGAACCTCTACTCAACTCACTGCTTGTGCGAGTGCATTCACAACCAGCTTAAAGTTCGCTTCAATGGTGGCAAAGAAGGTTGAAAGGATGGATTCAGAGGTCAATGGTGAAATCGCATCAACAGGACGCGTAGATCTCAGTGGTTTCTGGGGAACAAATCGGGCAGTTCTCACCATGGCTATTCTCTGTACACAACTAATCTTTCTCCTAACAGACACCATTGGCGTTCCTGACCATCTTTATTCCAGAGGCTACCTGGGAGGTACGCCATACGAGAGCATTTGGTCGGATGCTCTTTTCCTAATTCCTGCGGCTTTAATCATGCCGCTCGTTGGAAACTTACAGCAAAAAGTTGGTCCCAAAGCCATCACAGTTCTTGGCTTTGGATTGTTTGGAATTAGTCTGATAGCCGCATCCATATCAACAGAACAACACGTCTTTAATTTTTTCAGGATCTTGCAGGGCCTTGGAGGAGGTGTCTCGCTACCCATTGCTGGCGGCCACATGGGTGGGCGCATCGGGAAGGCCTACATCCCACTAGGAAAATCGCTTCTCGTCTTTTTCTTTGCCATTGGGGCTACAGGCGGGATCGCCATCTCAGCATTCATCACTTGGAATATTGGGTGGAGATATATTTATGGATTATTCGGTCTATTAATATTAATTTCTTTAGGCGTCATCATCAAACTCATGCCGAGCACGCCTGGTGATACGAGAATTAAAATTGATTGGCTAACGTATAGCTTGCTAGCCGGAGGCTTTGGTCTTTTCAGCATGTCCCTAGTGTATGGCAATCAAAAAGAATGGTTTCAAAGCTCTATATATATCATCGCAGTATGGACTTCAGTTCTGTTAATAGGATTCTTTTTCTGGAGGCTAAGCAAAGGTCCACCTTTGATCAACCCAAGAATATTCAATGATATCAATTACTGCGTCAGCCTAATCAACCTTTCAGTGATCTTATTTTTTGTTTTCATGATTTTCGGCACAGTCCCACATTTCATGATGCAGGTAATGGGAAATACGATTGGAAGTTATTCAATCCCATTTACTTTTTTCTCATTAGGAACTGTTACTGGCACTTTCCTTACCACTCCAATCATAAATCCTTTTTATATAGGCAGAAGCATAATGCAAAAGAAGATAATCTCTAGCCTTGGCATTCTTATCTTTGCAACTGCTGCACTTTGGATCAGTGGAACCAATTCGCACCAAGACAATCAGACCCTCACAAAGCAACTCTTTATGCTTGGATTTGGACTCGGTTTCATCATTATGGAATTACAGCTTTGCTTTAAAACAATGCCTGCAGAACTAATGACTGGAGCAAGCGCCGTTTCTTTTTTCTGCACGAATATAACAAAAGCAATTTCAGGGGGAATCAGCCAAGCATTAATCACAACATCAAGCCAAGGCAGTTGGGATCGATTCCGCTCTCAAATTTTTGAATCAAATAATGCTCTTGAAATCTTCCAAGCACCATTTCTGAATATAAATAGTGGGTTAACCACAGACACATGGTCACAAGCATCTCTTGAGATCATAAATGAAGCAATAAGCAAGCAGGTAGACGTCGTAAGCATTATCAATTTATCGACTACTGCTGGATTGATCTTAATCCCTCTCAGCCTCCTTCCCTTCCTGCACAAAGAAGCCAGTGCAAAAACCTGAGCTAGATGTATCATAAAACAACTAATAAATCTTATCCTACAAAATTTTGCAATGACCAACCCCCAAAAAAAATCAAGCCAAGCTAATAACAATAAGAGGACTATTCTGATTGCATCATGCTCAAGTGGAACCTTAGCGCTGGGAATCTCAGCATTTTTTGTCTATGGCCACTATTATCCAAATACCCCAGACGCATACGTTCACGCTTATACCATCACAGTCGCACCCTATGTCGCTGGTTATATAAAAAACATCCATATTCAACCTAATCAGTTTGTCAAAAAAGGAGAGCTTATATATGAGATTGTTCCTGATTCCTTTCAGGTAATTGTTGATCAAAAAACAAGCAAACTTGAAGCCAGTAAGAAAAACTTAAAAAGCATGCATCAAGAGCTTCAAAAAGCAAAAGACGATCTCAAAAGTAAAAAGGCTTCTCGTTGGCTAGTTGGTTTAAACCAAAAACGCTATGCCTTCCTTTTGGAGAAAGATGTCGTTTCCCTTGAAAAAGAACAAGAGCTCCAAGCTTCCACCATTGAAGCAGATGCAGATGTCACTCGAGCCATAGCAGAGATACGAAGAATTTCGCAAAAGCTTCTCGAGCAGGAATCACTAATTGATGCAAATTCAAGCGAATTAGGAACTGCAAAGATTAACTTCAATTACGCAAAATATCATGCCCCTTTTGATGGTTTCATCAGCAACAAATTCACGATCAGAACAGGGCAGTATGTAAAACCTGGGCAAGCTCTCTTCCAAATCGTCGACAACAGTCAATGGTGGGTTGATGCGAACTACAAAGAATCACAAATTCATCGAATACGTCCTGGCATGAAAGCATCGATCAAGCTTGATATGTACCCAGGCAAGAAATTCGAAGGGACTGTTATTAATATTAGCTCAGGTAGTGGAGCCTATTACTCCCTTCTCCCACCTCAGAATGCCACTGGTAATTGGGTGAAAGTGCCACAACGTTTCCCTGTGCGCATCAAAATAAAGCAATCATCAAATCATCCACTTCGAGCAGGATCTACGGCTCACAGCACGATCAATACGATGCAAGCTGTAAAAAGCAATAGTTCGATGCAGAAAGTTACTTCTCCGGATCAGTAGACTCAAACCAGTGTGGGACTGAATAATATGTTGCTTCATTACTAATATTTTCTCTCGCTTCTACTTTCCAACAACAGGTTCGGCCAAGATCACGTTCATTCAGGAGTTCATTGGCCCAGTTCCACAATAATTGTGCCGTATTTTCCATTCCCACATTTTTCATCACGCGAAGATCGATGGCTCCCTGCTCATGCAGAGAACGCCACTGTTCAAGCAAGGGATCATCATCATTGACCAAAAAAGTGTGATCAAACTGATCTCTCAACTGTTTCTCTAAGGGACGCAAACTTGAGAAATCCACCACAAAGCCACATGCATCAAGCTCCTTAGCGGCAAACCAAAAGGTGAAGCTTCGGCTGTAGCCATGGACGAAATGACAATGTCCTTCGTGTTGCCACTGCCTATGACAGCAGGGATACCCCTCGAAATGCTTGCTGCAGGTGAAGCCGGCGGGAGGCAGAAACATCAGCTCAAAAGAGGGAGCACACTGCGGGAGAATTGACCTTGTCTACATCTAAATGCACCGAGGCCCGATGCCAGCCGCTGATATCGCCTTCATTGACGAACTCCGCTTCAATGAGAAGGGGCTCATCCCTGCGATCGCTCAAGACTGGCTTGATGGTGCCATCCTCATGCAGGCCTGGATGAATCG contains the following coding sequences:
- the glgB gene encoding 1,4-alpha-glucan branching protein GlgB; this translates as MTGAVLDWMVQDSQRLAECRHDHPFSLLGPQQLESGQWIVRAWVPEAETVEMILDGERLSMQTPHHPWVFEAQCSRDPGHNYKLKIRRGGLEHEQFDPWAFRHEWMGEMDRHLFAEGNHHHIWRRMGAHQCQQGGIQGVMFCLWAPNALTVSVIGNLNSWDGRYHPMQQRLGGIWELFIPELEEGHFYKYEIRTQDGHCYQKADPYGFQHEVRPDTSSIVSHLDGFQWNDDAWISSRDRRNPLDQPISVYEMHLGSWIHAAADDPFIEADGTPRPPVPAADLKPGARLLTYPELADRLIPYVKEQGFSHIELMPITEHPFDGSWGYQVTGWYAPTSRYGTPDEFRAFVDRCHAEGIGVIIDWVPGHFPKDSHGLAFFDGCHLYEHADPRIGEHKEWGTLIFNYSRNEVRNFLVANLVFWFDQFHIDGIRVDAVASMLYRDYLRPDGEWLANEQGGRENTEAVRFLQQANHVLFEHFPGALSIAEESTTWPMVTQPTENGGLGFNLKWNMGWMHDMLDYFELDPWFRQFHQNNITFSIWYTYTENFMLALSHDEVVHGKSHLLHKMPGDDWQKYANTRALLAYMWTHPGKKTIFMGMEFGQRSEWNVWGDLQWDLLNYEPHAGVHLMVKELNALYKQEPALWKDDFDQYGFQWIDCNDNRHSVISFMRRESTSGSWLVVVANFTPQSHSHYKVGVPISGFYEEIFNTDAAKYGGSNLGNLGGKLSDEWGIHGYENSLDLCLPPLSVMVFKHDAKKSLAEASKKESD
- the hemE gene encoding uroporphyrinogen decarboxylase, with the protein product MSDTLPLLLRAARGESVERPPVWMMRQAGRYMKVYRDLRDRHPSFRERSENPDLSYEISMQPFKAFQPDGVILFSDILTPLPGMGIEFDIVESKGPQIGDPIRNLSQVEALRPLQPEESMPFVGEVLGRLRSSVGNQAAVLGFVGAPWTLAAYVVEGKSSKNYAVIKKMAFQEPELLHKLLDHFATSIATYLRYQIDSGAQVVQMFDSWAGQLSPADYDTFAAPYQKKVVDLVKQTHPDTPFILYISGSAGVLERMGRTGVDIISLDWTVDMAEGLARLPDHIGVQGNVDPGLLFGTPEAIRDRIDDCVRKARGRRHILNLGHGILPGTPEENGRAFFEAGKTVMDRIGEG
- a CDS encoding NAD(P)-dependent oxidoreductase — translated: MIPSPARILITGASGCVGQYTTAWLLENSDAELLLWLRDPAKLSAISADQPRVRLLVGDLRETDRFASELSTVTRVIHTATAWGDPERAHQVNVVAVKRMLALLNPAVVEQIIYFSTASILDRSLQPLQEALAYGTEYIQTKAQCLRELEQHPLAERIVAVFPTLVFGGRVDGTSPFPTSYLTEGLAEASKWLWLARWLRADASFHFIHAADIAEICGILATTPHQPNPEPGQGPVRRIVMGQPWISVNDAVATLCRWRGVSRTPGIPLWSWLIEGLIKILPIEINAWDRFSIHQRHFVHDPVTQPERFGGRSYGPDLETVLMNSGLPHRGSI
- the petE gene encoding plastocyanin encodes the protein MISRLRSLLSAAIALALVLGIGVGTANAATVEVKLGTDSGMLAFEPSTLNIKAGDTVKFVNNKLAPHNAVFDGHDELSHSDLAFAPGESWEETFTEAGTFDFYCEPHRGAGMVGKVIVE
- a CDS encoding c-type cytochrome; protein product: MLHPMSLFALLLCIGLNLLGVSPAVAVASTSGVDVEHGGQLFSANCAACHMGGGNVISASRTLSQRDLQAHLNEYGDDHIEAIEHQIENGKNAMPSFEGKLSEQDIIDVAAYVELKAEKGWQR
- a CDS encoding Nif11-like leader peptide family natural product precursor → MSREGWKDFLRAAERSPALQRELSVCIETKDIVALGKRLGFSLCLDDLNQDPQAEAISKWFEQSTIQ
- a CDS encoding TIGR03643 family protein, translated to MTSEQLDRVIEMAWEDRTPFEAIEYQFGLREKDVISLMRQSLKPGSFRSWRKRVSGRKTKHAATSHADRFRAACHH